Within the Butyrivibrio sp. AE3004 genome, the region CAGGCATGTACAGTGTCTTTATTTTTTCTAAAAAAAAGATGAAAAATGTGCTAAGATTAAGCAGTTGGTTTATAGCAAAAATTATGTAGAGGAGATTAGTTATGGCACAACTGTATTTTAGATATGGTGCAATGGGATCGTCAAAGACAGCTAATGCTTTGATGGTTAATTATAATTATCATGAGAGAGGCAAAAATTCCATTATCCTAAAGCCGAAGCTTGAGAATAGGGACGGGGCTACAATAATAAGATCGAGAATCGGACTACAGGCTGAATGTATGCTGGTAGAGGATTTTTTTGAGGAGTACAGAAGAAAGCATAAAATGATTGAACAATATGATGCGATCATTGTAGATGAAGCACAGTTTTTGACAGCTGAACAGGTTGATATGCTGTCCGATATTGTGGACTTTGATAAGGTTCCCGTAATTTGTTACGGATTAAGAACCGACTTTCAGGAAAAGTTTTTCCCCGGATCTGCAAGACTTATGGAAATTGCGGATAAGATAGAAGAGGTCAAGACAGTATGCT harbors:
- a CDS encoding thymidine kinase is translated as MAQLYFRYGAMGSSKTANALMVNYNYHERGKNSIILKPKLENRDGATIIRSRIGLQAECMLVEDFFEEYRRKHKMIEQYDAIIVDEAQFLTAEQVDMLSDIVDFDKVPVICYGLRTDFQEKFFPGSARLMEIADKIEEVKTVCWCGRKATCNARICDGRIVRDGEQVFMGGNESYIALCRKHFKKGKLTV